Proteins found in one Flavobacterium channae genomic segment:
- a CDS encoding tail fiber domain-containing protein, whose translation MQTLRIVLLFIAISSNLISFSQVGINTTNPNATLDIQASNLSNPNNTDGILIPRVSSFPSINPGNNQNGLLVYLTTTVGNNEPGFYYWDNNNTEWKSVTNTKNVWLISGNSNTNPNNNYIGTKDNTDLIFKRNNNHSGIISQSNTSFGNNSYKPVGSSSNNTAFGSFTLSNTTNGNSNTAIGFNTLKNNTTGYSNSAMGAQAMVNNTVGNSNTALGIYSLNNNTTGNSNTSIGSNSLLMNINGNENSAIGNNSLYSNTNGNYNVAIGTYSLYSNSSGNNNTGIGSYTLTTNSTGNNNVAVGLASLNFNTTGNQNTAIGNNSLNNNTIGNQNTSLGSYSLYKSKTGNQNTALGNNSLYNNDSGSNNTASGYNSLYNNVNGNKNSAFGNNALYSLTNGTGNSAFGNESLYFNTGSYNSAYGELSLKSNTTGTNNVAFGSSSLENNKTGSNNIGIGKDASKNNINGENNLSIGTNALTNNNSGNNNTSIGNNSLLNNNGSYNVGVGNNTLNSNVSGNYNTSIGYNAYNAGEYNNSTAIGYNTYISGDNQIRFGNFGITSIGGAVGWSSISDARLKENIKENVVGLDFILQLKPVTYNYNFKRIDPNGSYNNIRYSGFLAQDVEQSAKNVNYDFSGVDTPKNSNDFYSLRYAEFVVPIVKSIQEQQKTIEALKQELELEKQKNEALEKRLKAIEEKLK comes from the coding sequence ATGCAAACCTTAAGAATTGTATTACTTTTTATAGCTATTTCAAGTAACCTAATTTCCTTTTCACAAGTTGGTATTAACACTACCAATCCTAATGCTACTCTTGATATTCAAGCCAGCAATTTATCTAATCCAAACAATACTGATGGAATTCTTATTCCTAGAGTCAGTAGTTTTCCTAGTATCAACCCAGGCAACAATCAAAACGGATTACTCGTTTATTTAACAACAACCGTAGGGAATAATGAGCCAGGATTTTATTATTGGGATAACAACAATACTGAATGGAAATCGGTAACCAACACTAAAAATGTTTGGTTAATAAGTGGAAATAGCAATACAAATCCAAACAACAATTATATTGGAACTAAAGATAATACTGATTTAATTTTTAAAAGAAACAACAATCATTCTGGGATAATTAGTCAAAGTAACACCTCATTTGGTAATAACTCATACAAACCTGTTGGTAGTAGTTCTAATAATACAGCATTTGGAAGTTTTACCTTAAGTAATACAACAAATGGAAATTCAAACACAGCTATTGGATTTAACACATTAAAAAACAACACTACTGGTTATTCTAACAGCGCAATGGGTGCTCAAGCCATGGTAAACAATACCGTAGGAAACTCCAACACAGCATTAGGAATATATTCTTTAAACAATAATACTACTGGAAACTCGAACACTTCAATTGGATCAAATTCATTGTTAATGAATATCAACGGAAATGAAAATTCTGCGATTGGGAACAATAGTTTGTATAGTAATACCAATGGGAATTACAATGTTGCTATTGGAACGTATTCTTTATACAGCAACTCTAGTGGTAATAACAATACAGGAATTGGATCATATACTTTGACGACAAATTCAACAGGAAACAACAATGTAGCTGTTGGCCTTGCATCATTAAATTTTAACACAACTGGAAATCAAAATACTGCAATCGGGAATAACTCTTTAAACAACAACACTATTGGAAACCAAAACACAAGTTTAGGTTCGTATTCGTTGTATAAATCAAAAACTGGAAATCAAAATACTGCCCTTGGAAACAATTCCTTGTACAATAACGATTCTGGCTCAAATAATACCGCATCTGGCTACAATAGTCTTTACAATAATGTAAATGGAAATAAAAATAGTGCTTTTGGAAACAACGCATTATATTCTTTAACAAACGGCACAGGAAATTCCGCATTTGGTAATGAATCGCTTTACTTTAACACAGGAAGTTACAACTCTGCCTATGGTGAACTCTCTTTAAAATCAAACACAACAGGAACAAACAATGTTGCTTTTGGCTCAAGTTCATTAGAAAACAACAAGACAGGAAGCAACAATATTGGTATTGGGAAAGATGCTTCTAAAAACAACATTAATGGCGAGAACAACTTAAGTATTGGCACAAACGCACTAACAAATAACAACTCCGGAAATAACAACACCTCTATTGGAAATAATAGCTTATTAAACAACAATGGCTCTTACAATGTTGGCGTTGGAAACAATACTTTAAATTCAAATGTGAGCGGAAATTACAATACTTCTATTGGCTATAACGCTTATAATGCTGGCGAATACAATAATTCTACTGCAATAGGATACAATACTTACATATCTGGAGACAATCAAATTCGATTTGGAAACTTTGGCATTACAAGTATTGGTGGAGCTGTGGGGTGGTCTAGCATATCTGACGCTAGATTAAAAGAAAATATCAAAGAAAATGTTGTAGGATTGGATTTCATTTTACAATTAAAACCCGTAACCTACAACTACAATTTCAAACGTATTGATCCAAATGGTTCTTATAACAACATAAGATATTCAGGATTTTTAGCTCAAGATGTAGAACAATCTGCAAAAAATGTTAATTATGATTTTAGCGGAGTTGACACACCTAAAAACAGCAATGATTTTTACAGTTTAAGATATGCCGAATTTGTTGTTCCTATTGTTAAATCGATACAAGAGCAGCAAAAAACTATTGAAGCATTAAAACAAGAATTAGAACTTGAAAAGCAAAAAAATGAGGCTTTAGAAAAACGACTTAAAGCTATTGAAGAAAAATTAAAATAA
- the metK gene encoding methionine adenosyltransferase, protein MAYLFTSESVSEGHPDKVADQISDALIDNFLAFDPESKVACETLVTTGQVILAGEVKSNTYLDVQTIAREVIKKIGYTKSEYMFEANSCGVLSAIHEQSADINQGVDRASKEEQGAGDQGMMFGYATNETADFMPLALKLSHQILQELADLRRENAAITYLRPDAKSQVTLEYSDDNKPVRIDAIVVSTQHDDFADEPTMLAKIKKDIIEILIPRVIAKNPQYAHLFNDAIKYHINPTGKFVIGGPHGDTGLTGRKIIVDTYGGKGAHGGGAFSGKDPSKVDRSAAYATRHIAKNLVAAGVADEILVQVSYAIGVAQPTSINVNTYGTSKVNLTDGEISKVVEGIFDMRPYFIEQRLKLRNPIYSETAAYGHMGRTPETVTKTFTAPGGESKTLTVELFTWEKLDFVDKVKAAFNI, encoded by the coding sequence ATGGCTTATTTATTTACGTCAGAATCAGTGAGTGAAGGACATCCTGACAAAGTTGCGGATCAAATTTCAGACGCATTAATTGATAACTTTTTAGCATTTGACCCAGAGTCAAAAGTAGCTTGTGAAACTTTAGTTACAACTGGTCAGGTAATTTTAGCTGGAGAAGTAAAATCAAACACATATTTAGATGTACAAACTATCGCAAGAGAAGTAATCAAAAAAATTGGCTATACAAAAAGCGAATACATGTTTGAAGCTAATTCATGTGGTGTTTTATCAGCAATTCACGAACAATCTGCCGATATTAATCAAGGTGTTGATAGAGCAAGCAAAGAAGAGCAAGGAGCTGGTGACCAAGGAATGATGTTTGGTTATGCAACTAACGAAACTGCTGATTTTATGCCTTTAGCATTAAAATTATCTCATCAAATTCTTCAAGAATTAGCTGATTTAAGAAGAGAAAATGCAGCAATCACTTATTTACGTCCTGATGCAAAATCGCAAGTTACTTTAGAATATTCTGATGATAACAAACCAGTTCGTATTGATGCTATCGTAGTTTCTACTCAACATGATGATTTTGCTGACGAACCAACAATGTTAGCTAAAATCAAAAAAGATATTATTGAGATTTTAATTCCGAGAGTAATTGCTAAAAACCCTCAATATGCTCATTTATTTAATGATGCTATTAAATACCACATTAACCCAACAGGAAAATTCGTAATTGGAGGTCCTCACGGAGATACTGGTTTAACTGGAAGAAAAATTATCGTAGATACTTACGGTGGAAAAGGAGCTCACGGTGGTGGTGCTTTCTCAGGAAAAGATCCATCTAAAGTAGACCGTTCTGCTGCTTATGCAACTCGTCATATCGCTAAAAACTTAGTAGCTGCTGGTGTTGCTGATGAAATTTTAGTACAAGTTTCTTATGCAATTGGTGTTGCTCAACCTACATCTATCAACGTAAACACTTACGGAACTTCTAAAGTAAATTTAACTGACGGAGAAATCAGTAAAGTAGTTGAAGGTATTTTTGATATGCGTCCTTACTTTATTGAACAACGTTTAAAATTAAGAAACCCTATTTATAGCGAAACTGCTGCTTACGGACACATGGGAAGAACTCCTGAAACTGTAACTAAAACGTTTACTGCTCCAGGTGGAGAAAGCAAAACATTAACAGTTGAATTATTTACTTGGGAAAAGTTAGACTTCGTAGATAAAGTAAAAGCTGCTTTTAATATTTAA